One Avibacterium avium genomic window carries:
- a CDS encoding DNA-3-methyladenine glycosylase I produces the protein MKTRCSWAEGSAIYQDYHDNEWGKPEYNSLKLFEKICLEGQQAGLSWITVLKKREHYRQAFFHFNPEKIAKMTEQDLDECMQNAGLIRHRAKLEAIVKNAKAYLAMEKCGENFSDFIWTFVNHQPQMNDVPDLSAVPAKTETSKNLSKALKKRGFVFVGETTCYAFMQSMGLVNDHLNTCFCKHK, from the coding sequence ATGAAAACACGTTGTAGTTGGGCGGAAGGTTCGGCGATTTATCAAGATTACCACGATAATGAATGGGGTAAACCAGAATATAACAGTTTGAAATTATTTGAGAAAATTTGTCTAGAAGGGCAACAAGCCGGGCTTTCGTGGATCACGGTGTTGAAAAAACGTGAACATTATCGGCAAGCCTTTTTTCATTTTAATCCTGAAAAAATTGCCAAGATGACAGAACAAGATCTTGATGAATGTATGCAAAATGCAGGATTAATTCGCCATCGTGCCAAGTTAGAAGCCATTGTGAAAAACGCCAAAGCTTATTTAGCGATGGAAAAGTGCGGTGAAAATTTCAGCGATTTTATTTGGACATTCGTTAATCATCAGCCACAAATGAATGATGTGCCGGATTTATCTGCCGTGCCAGCAAAAACCGAAACCTCAAAAAATTTGTCGAAAGCGTTGAAAAAACGTGGCTTTGTCTTTGTGGGCGAAACCACCTGTTATGCCTTTATGCAATCAATGGGGTTGGTGAATGATCATCTCAACACCTGTTTTTGTAAGCATAAATAA